From the genome of Vairimorpha necatrix chromosome 8, complete sequence:
aaaaataaaatatattttattgatgtGATGAAATCAAAGAATCTATCAACCGTCGATATTTACTCTACAAGTAAAAAACTCACCTTTAATGAATTaagtaatttttatacCGTAGAATTGTCCGCtcgatattattttatgtcAGATAATGTATCTTCACCTATTCCTTcgttatataaaaatggatTACTAAGATTTTCTAATTGCccaaatataaacaatgatttaaaaaacaacaatGAAAGGTTAAGATATCAGAAATCCGGAGAATGCACAATACATGAAAATCAACGGATCAATAACAATTACCTTAAAAGTCAAGAAATTTCAGAAActaatattcaaaaatgCAAAAGAATTATATCGGATCGAACATTACTATTCGCAACGAatttttcgaaaaaaataaaaaaaacattcaaTTTCTAATTGAGAATATTATCGCAACTTTAATTATTAcaataaagtttttaattaaatttatttttttaatgatgataaattataaaagtttttttgtatCAATGATGGATTGAACAACATTTTCTATCCATAATCGTTAGAGCTAGCTCTCTACAGTTGTTCGTTACtatggaaaatatttatgttcTTACGTACAAATGTTTTAATGGTCTACTTTTGCTTTTGTCTACCAAGTCTCTACATATATCTGACCAACTATTTACTTAATTAACACCCTGATCgtatcttctttattagTTGAAACAGACTCTGCAGTCTTTTTCAAATAGATTTGGTGCATACTTTCTCAATTTCTAGTTTTCAGTTTCTTGTTGTACTTTTTTGCTATTTGGTCTCCGTTTCATCCCATTTAAATACATATGTCTACTTTTGAACATAATTTATGT
Proteins encoded in this window:
- a CDS encoding putative SP-containing protein gives rise to the protein MWIVFFHVVAKLCTDNIFVVPNYNNANVYISLKHSDLPGTYIITELINEDTVSGCVKTYNHRSKSVGQTIPHYFKSITSEETNSLEQFLNGHKICNTNDNEKVESFLKSDYVAVAKIPLFKNKIYFIDVMKSKNLSTVDIYSTSKKLTFNELSNFYTVELSARYYFMSDNVSSPIPSLYKNGLLRFSNCPNINNDLKNNNERLRYQKSGECTIHENQRINNNYLKSQEISETNIQKCKRIISDRTLLFATNFSKKIKKTFNF